A section of the Caldisericia bacterium genome encodes:
- a CDS encoding FAD-dependent oxidoreductase, which translates to MEKSLIVSMMDEERVVMEAERCLFCYDAPCEKKCPAHLPISQFLFMVRNRDFIGATKMVRSSHAFINTAGYVCPTEMLCQSACTRAKIDSPINIREIHRFLTDNFDVEDYLSLPPMDKEEVAIIGGGPSGLSCAFELRKMGYKPVVFEEGELGGIPVQEIFEERLPREVTKKDIDFVFGNFVHEIKREKVKEVKPLLDKYRAVFIATGLTKETELEIKGIELKGVYKARNLLRKIKGGENLPDLGERIGIIGGGNVALEIANTLKTLSPDREVLIIYRRGLTDMKAFPEEIERAKRIGVNFYFQSIPEEIVGESNVAGIKVSQAKLIKRDESGRRKPERIEKSEFIIPLTSVVIAIGQKMENLFPELERAKGVVKIDENFMTSIPGVFAGGDVVNGGDTITRAVGDGKIAARKIDEYLRRKRDV; encoded by the coding sequence ATGGAGAAAAGCTTGATAGTTAGTATGATGGATGAGGAAAGGGTTGTGATGGAGGCAGAGAGGTGCCTTTTCTGTTATGATGCTCCATGTGAAAAGAAGTGCCCTGCCCATCTTCCAATATCGCAGTTCCTCTTTATGGTGAGAAACAGAGACTTCATTGGAGCAACAAAGATGGTTAGATCCAGCCACGCATTTATAAACACAGCGGGATATGTTTGCCCAACAGAGATGCTCTGTCAGAGCGCATGCACAAGAGCAAAGATTGACTCACCCATAAACATAAGGGAAATTCACAGATTCCTCACAGATAACTTTGATGTGGAAGATTACCTTTCTCTTCCACCTATGGACAAAGAGGAGGTTGCAATAATTGGAGGAGGTCCCTCTGGTCTTTCCTGTGCCTTTGAACTAAGAAAAATGGGATACAAACCAGTTGTATTTGAAGAAGGTGAATTAGGGGGTATTCCAGTTCAGGAGATATTTGAAGAAAGACTCCCAAGGGAAGTTACAAAAAAAGACATTGACTTTGTTTTCGGAAACTTCGTCCACGAAATTAAGAGAGAGAAGGTCAAAGAGGTAAAACCACTATTAGACAAATACAGAGCAGTGTTTATAGCAACTGGGCTTACAAAAGAAACAGAACTTGAAATTAAGGGAATTGAACTTAAAGGGGTGTATAAGGCAAGGAATCTCTTAAGAAAGATAAAGGGAGGGGAAAACTTACCAGATCTTGGGGAGAGAATAGGAATTATAGGAGGAGGAAATGTAGCTTTAGAAATAGCAAATACACTCAAAACTCTGTCTCCTGACAGGGAGGTTTTAATAATATACAGAAGGGGACTCACTGACATGAAGGCATTTCCTGAAGAGATAGAAAGAGCAAAAAGAATTGGTGTGAATTTTTACTTCCAGTCAATACCTGAAGAGATTGTTGGAGAAAGTAATGTAGCGGGAATAAAGGTAAGTCAGGCAAAACTTATAAAAAGGGATGAATCTGGAAGAAGGAAACCAGAAAGGATAGAGAAAAGTGAGTTTATAATACCACTTACATCTGTTGTAATTGCCATAGGCCAGAAAATGGAGAATCTATTCCCAGAACTTGAAAGGGCTAAGGGTGTAGTAAAGATTGATGAGAATTTTATGACAAGCATTCCTGGAGTTTTTGCAGGAGGAGATGTGGTAAACGGAGGAGACACAATTACAAGGGCAGTGGGAGATGGAAAAATTGCGGCGAGAAAAATAGATGAGTATTTAAGGAGGAAGAGAGATGTTTAG